CCATTGCCTCGGTTGTCGGCATGACGGTTATGATGTTTCTACCGATCAGCTCTGGCCATGCGGCGTCCACCATGGTGTCGTGCATTCTGCCCAAGGCGCCTGCAGCATCGCTGAAGAAGCCTTCTTTGACGCCCATCTGCACGTACCGTTTGAGGAATGGGTGGTCGGCTTTCTGCTTTAGCTTCTCGTAGAGTTCCCGTTGGTCGTTTGGCTTAGCCATCAAGTTTTCATAGAGTCTTGGCTTCATTTCGGGTCACTTTCCAACAGTTATGAAAATCAGGTCGCCATCGTTGACTGCGGATTCAAGGGCTGTGCCAAGTTTGCGGTTGTAGAATATGGTGTAGGTTGCAGCGCCGCCTTCGTCTACTGGCTGGTCCACGAGCTGAGAGACTTTGCCGCCTGCAGCACTGCATACAGCTTTACCTCGTGCGATGGCTCCGTTTGCTACGACTTTGACTTTGCCTTTTCTGAGGACTGGGCACATTTCTGTGGCAAGAACGGTTTTGGTTGCGATGCCTATGGCGTCATCTCCGCCTGGGCTTGGCGAAACCTTGTCGTCAGCGCTCAAATAGACGGGTGAACCTTTGGTGATGCCGACTGCGGCTTCAAAAGATTCGATTTGGACTGTTGGGTCGTCGGTTTCTCCTGCAGCTATCGAAGCATTGTCTGTTTTATCGACCATTCAAAATCAATTCAGTTCTAAACTTTGAATTTCCCAAAGTTCGTCCTTTGGTACTCTTCCCCACAAAAGTGAGCAAAATCATGGTTTCTTCAACCTCTCCTTAGCAATAGAGCTCTCCTTGTCAAGCACTCCACGCATCTCTTGACACATCCTCTGTGGCCCCAGATGCCAAGAATGCTCAACCGCCCTAGACGGGAACTTATCCCGTACACGGTCAAGACTTGAAAGGTGCTCAACAACAGGCATCAACGTCGGCGGGTCTTTTAGCAGGTCCACGCCTGGCACCAGCTTTTTGAGTTGCTCAACAGTCTGGTTTGCACCCGCAAGCTTAGTCTCGGTTTCAGCAAGCTTGGCTTTCAGTTGCTCTGCCGTGTTGTCCAAATTGCATACGGAGCTTTCGATTTTGAGTTCACCAGCAGCCGAACACAACTTTTTGAGCGCTTGAGCCTTAAGTTCAGGCGAAATCTTTGTTTGGTCGAGCCGCTGCAGGGCAGCAACGACGTGAGCTTGGTCGAGGTTGCCTTCTGCGTTCTTGTACTCTAAATGCCGTAGGCTGCGTGGCGTGGTTTTGCCTTGATCGTCTTTGGTGCCTCCGGGTTCGATAGCGGCAAAACAATCGTCCGGCAGGTTGTTGACGTAGGCGGTGTCCCATTCTGCCTCTTGAACACCAGCCTTTCGGAGTGCCTCTGCGATTTTTGTATTTACGAGCTTTTCTAAAACTTGAACATTGGTTTCGGGGATGCCTGGAACGGCTACTAGGCTTAACTCAGCGTTGTGCAGGCCATGGGGAACTTTGCCATCCACAACATCGACCGCCTCATAATCAGCACCGACGCTTACATGCTGAACGAGGCCTTTGCGGATTTTCTCGGCGGTTTCCCCATCGTAAATCTCCGCCTCATACCAGAGGTTGTGGCCATCCCAGTCAGTTTTAGTCACCTTGCCGACGGCGTTAGGCACAGCGACATGCTCAATATACACGGGTGCATTGGCCAGTTTGCTTGAAAAGCTCTGCAGCTCCTCGGAAGTGTAGATATTGAGGTTTCGGCTCATACCTGTGCACATGGCCACGCCCCGAATACGCAAGGGCTTACCTGACATGGCTTCAAGAACGGTAAAAGGCAAAAGCGAAGATAGATGTTCCCGAACACGTTTATCCTTGCTGCCAGAGCTCTCTTGAGACATAACTAAATCACCAAGAAAACAATCCGAGAACTACCCATTAATGGATTGAGAGTGCAAATACGCTACTAGCGCAAACACGCTTACACAGAAATTTTTAAATTAAGACTCCTAAAAAACTCCAAATCAGCTTCCGCTTGCTTAATCTTCTTCAAAGCGTTTAACCGCGAACGAGTGACAGTTGGCGCTTCAATCCTAAGCTTGCCTGCAATCCTATAATCATTCAACCCCTCGGACCAATAGCGCAAAATCTTCTTTTCTCGCTCAGTCAACGCCACGTTATTTCTCCTCTTCAGAACCGCTATGTAGAGACACGCCTTCGGCTAGCAAATCCTTCTCCGATACTCTGTAAGCGTCCACACCGAAGCTTGTCATTGCCCAGCACCAACCCCGTCGCTCAACAACAGTCGAATCCAACTCCTTAGCCAGCCGCTTATTCATCCGAACAATCCGACGAGTAACCTGATGACGAGCAACCCTGAAGTCAGTTAGCTTCGCCGCTATGTCTTTAGGCAACAGCCCAGGAGCGCCCGCTTCAAATAACAACTGCAGAATAGCCTTGTCAACCTCGTCACAGCAGGCAGCCTCTTCAATAAGTGACTTCTCAAAATGCAGTGAATCCTTCAAACCCGCAAAAATAACCTTGAGCAACAGCTTAATCTCAGCTACGTCACGGTCCAGTTTCTTGTCCTTAGCAAGCAAATACTTGAGCTTTCCAACTTTATCGGCTTGGCTACGCTTCGTTTTTACCGCTTTTTCGCCTGAAATGCCCATGTTTTGAACAGGTTCTTTGCTTGCTTCCATATCAAAATGCACACTCCAAGAGTTCCGCTTCATGCAGAGCAACCACTTTTAACCGTCTGACAGCTACACCAAATAACCGTAGAAAAGCAACTCCTGAAAAGCATGGACTTTTTCCATGCCCTCGGTTATGTCTCAAAAGGGCTTTTGAACAGGTTTTAACAGCTAAAAACCTAAAACTGAAGCTAAGAAACATAGCTTTTTCCTCCCTCTCCACCTGTCTTGGGTGCCTCTTGGTTGCCGCCTTCTAGACTTCCAACAAGTCGTCCTAAGGCATCCGCAACCTTGGCTAAGTCGCAGCCCATCTTCTCCAACTTTGCAAGACTACCAGAAATCCGTTCCAAATCACTAAGAGCAGTTTCCACCTGACCCTCCAGTTTCTTAACCCGCTCAGGCATCAACAAATATTCAACCGCAGCGTCACGGCCAAGATGATCCAGCTCGCCCTCATCCTCGCCTGGGCTATCATCAATCAACCGCTTTGGCGTACTCACCTCAAAGTAACGGTTTAACAGGTTAGCTACTGGGTCGTCAATACCAAGTTCATGTCGCCTGTTAATTTCGCCCTGTCCCAAAACGCAACCATATTTTGCCATTAAGCCTTGAGCTACTCTATCCGCTGAATTCTTAGCTAAAGTCACTAGTTCCCCGGGACTACGCCCATACAGCGTTTCTACATGAACAATCCAAGATGTCGTCGTATGCCTAACTTTGACGCCTTGCTCTAACCCCAAAAGTGCGGTCCAGTTCTGCATCTCAATCCGCTTAAAATCACCCAACGGATAAACACCCTCACGCAAAATCGGAAACTTGAAAAAGCACCTATGCAACCGAAAGACGCCGCTACTGAAGAGGACGCCCTCACAGGATATGAGAAAATTTTGACCGCGCTCAGTTAACTCATAATCGATGATGTTGCTGCGCTTTAATCTGCGGATTAAACCAGCCTTTTCCAGCTTTTTAACATAGTAAGCTACATGCTGGCGCTTCCATCCACGGGCACGCCCTATCTTGGCAGGGTACATCTTAACCTCGATGCCTTTGAGTATGGGGATGACGCGGGAGCGGACAGTATTGAAGTCAAATTTGACTTTTGACTTTGAAAGCGAAAAATTTTGACTTCTATCTTCAGCGCCAACCAAAACATTTTCACCTCAGCTTCGGAACCACATTTTCCCTAATTCGCTGCCTAAGCGCCTCAATGCCATCGTCGAGCTCTGCCAAACTCAGCAAGCGTTTACCGTGGAAATCGGCTAAAGCTGCCCTCAAGGAATCGCGGTTTTCAACAGTGTCTTTTATGCGAAAGAAAGCAGAGATGCCAGAAATGCCCTTGACAAGGACTGGCGCCATCATGACTTCGAACTCATCGTTTTTAGGAGTCCCAGGCGCAAAATAGCAGTGCTCCAAATACTGCCCAAAGCCGCCGTTGTAGCCAAAAACAATCCAGCGCTCATCGGTCAGCCAATCAACAGCGTTTACTCTGCTAAGAACCAGATCCAACAAAGCCCTCCTTATGCTGGATAGTCTGCCCTCTCAATTTGAACGCCGAGCAGGCTTCACTTGATGCTATACGATTGACTGATTTCTTGCCCTTCATGGTGGGCTCGCTGCAGCGTCCGCACCAAGAAACGCAGTCCATACAGTAGAAAACTTGACTACTTAAAAACTCAGAATGCGCCCAGTCAGGACTTAACCTGTCTGGAGTAGGTTGTCTAGAAAAGAAAAAAGGGGAAGAAGAACAGGATGAATTCGAGTCAAATATGGCGGGCCCGCTGGGATTTGAACCCAGGACCTCCGGCTCCGCAGGCCGGTGTCATAATCCGTACTAGACGACAGGCCCATTTGATTGGACTACGGTACTACGTACCTAAATATGAAGTTTTTAGTTTGCGGAACAGCTTTGAATCGTTTATGTCAGTAACGTATTGGAACCCTGCTTCTATGAGTTGCGTTGCTTCTTCCACTGTTTTGGCGACTTTGCAGATGTATTCTTCGTTTTGCGGTAGAGCGAGCAATTGAGTATAGCGAAGTGTCGTTTTTATGTTTCTGTGACCGAGCATTTTTTGGACGTACAGGAGGTCTTTTGTTTTTGCGTATTCTGTGGTTGCTTTCCAGTGTCTGAGGATGTGGAAGTGGATTTGTAGTAGTTTTGGGTTTTGTAGTCTGAAGGCTGTGCGTTTTCTTTGTTTCCTAAATGTGCGGTCTAGGTTTCTCATTGAGGTGTATTTCCAGATTCTGCCTTCGTGTTCATGCGGTTGGACTGCGAGCATTTTTAGGAGTTTTGGCGAGATTGCGAATGCTCGGGGGTTGCTGCCTTTTTCAGGTGTTATGCGTATTGTGCCGGTTGTTAAGTCGATGTCGGTCCATTTGAGGTTGAATGCTTCTCCTCGTCTTGCGCCTGTTTCTTTTAAGACTTGTAGAAAGAGTGCCATTTGCCTGCTTGAGCCTGCGATTAAATCGTCGATGTCTTTTTCCGTTGGGATTGGCGGTATTTTTTCGATTGGGTAATACTTTGGTTTTTCCCATGTTTGCCCTTGCATTTTTAGGAAGAGCGTATATGCCTTAACAAGGTTCCATTTTCTGCCTTTTCCGCAGTTTTGTTTAGCTATGGCTTCTTTAACGCTTTCCGGGTCGTTTAGGTTTGCACCGTTTTTTGCGAGCATCTGCAGGATTTTAAAGTATGTTTGAGCAGTGGTTTCAGCGTATCCTTGCTTTTCCATGTAGCAGAAGAATTGAACGACTTTGCCCTTCATTTCTGCGTTTAATGCTACTGTGGCTCCCGCTAGCCCTTCTCTTAGCGGCTCTATTGCTGCCAAATTTTTCACTTGCCCATGGGCGAATGGTTCAGCGCCTATTTGGCAAATAGAACCTTTACCAGAAGTCATATTAAATGATTTGGAGCCACCCTTTTCTGAGAAACGGTAACCGCAGTCTCGGCAGAGATACCTCTGCACATCGCCCGAATCGGTTTGGCGAACACCATCCTTGTATAGTCTCTGCGATGTGCACTCTGGGCAACGTAGCAAATGCTTTTTCACCTGCAAGAGAGGTAGGTTTAGATTGAGAATTTATTCTGGGAGAGTTAATTGGCCATCGTACTCCCAATACGTCTTCTTAAACAGGTCATACGTTGATTGAGAAATATCACTCCAGTTGTTGTTTAGAACCGCAACTACTGAGTCGTTTTCAAAAAGGGTATCGCCATCTTCGTCCTCTTTGCCACAATTAGAGCAATTCTAGTCGTAAACTTCCTCTTCTTCCATGGCTGAAAGCGGTATTTTGATTGTCCTATGAGACCGCATTTAGCACAGGTCGAAATGCCTGGAGTGGGATAATCCTCTAAATAATCGATTGAGCCACATTTAGGGCATAGTCTGATTTCGTTCGATTGCATTTGCATAACAATTTCTCCTTATGTTTTTAACGCTTCTCCAATTCAACTAAATGAGATAACGAGGTACACAATTTGAAAAAGCGAGTTGAGGATTGCTCCTCAATAGTACACATTTTTACCCCAAAAATATGCCAGTAGTTGTCCAGACCACTTATTCGTTGAGGATTTGTTGAAAGAGCCAGGGTTATACTCATAAATCACTTAATTGTTTTAGAGCGTCAAGACTGTCTTGCGCCATCACTGGGCTTGCTGTTAGGCGCTCACCCCAGCCAGCCACGGCGGGAGACAGCTAATTAGGTTAACACCTATAATTAGCAGAGTTACAGCTTGCTATTAAGGCTATTTGACAGATACGTGTAAATTTCGTGCTTTGCGGAGTGTGCCTGCAAGAGGAACCAGCGAACTAAATTTTAGAGAATAAGCCTTGCTTGTCTTTGCTCAATAAAAGGGGTAAATGAGCCGTTCAAAGCCAAAGACTTCGTGATTAAATAAGTAAAATAGATTTAGCTTATCTAATAAGCGCAAATTTTATATGCTTAGATGTCGTAGCTTGCTTGGTTGGATTCCGAATGAAAAGTGACATGGCAGAATGGATAAACCGCCGCTACAGCCTCCTCTGGGACGCGTTTAGCGACAAACCGTTTAGATTTGAAGATGCAGCCAAACTCCTAATGGAAAAAAACAAAGACGCTTGGGAACAGGTACCCGTTTTCCTCTCGCAGCTGCGCAAAGCAGGCTTTTTGTCTGCTGAGTCTGATGCGAGGGATGCACGGCAGAAACTTTACCGCCTCCACAGCCGCGAAGCAAAAATCGCAGAGAAGCTGGGCCGCGGAGACATCGATGCCTTGCTAAAGCGGGCAGCCGACCTCATCCGCACCCGCGTGGACTACAAGTTCATCCTGATTCTGCTCTTCATGAAACGCATAAGCGACAAATGGGAAACCGAGTACGAGGAAGCCTACAAAGAGGCGCTAGCCGACGGCCTAACCCCAGAAGACGCCAAAGCAGAGGCAAAGCGTGACGAGTACCACCTCTTCAACCTCCCCGAAGAATACCTCTGGGAGAATCTGCGCCGAAACGTCAGCGGCCTAACCGAACAATTCAGCAAGGCACTTAAGGCGATTGCCGAGCGCAACCCCGAGCTAAAAGATGTTGTGGATAGTGTGGATTTTGTGCAGTTTGCCAGCAGCCGAGAAAACGCCGAAACGCTGCGCCAGCTTGTCGAGCTGTTTAGCGAGAAGAAACTCAATCACGTCAGCGCCGATGTTTTGGGCGATGCTTACGAGTGGATTCTCCGCTACTTCGCGCCTACTAAAGCTAAAGAGGGCGAAATCTACACTCCCCGAGAAGTCATCAAACTCCTAGTCGAAATCCTCGACCCCAAACCGATGGAAAGCGTTTATGACCCTGCTTGCGGCAACGGCGGCATGTTAATTGAAGCCTTCAAACACGTAGAAGCCAAATACGGTTTCGAGGAGACGCAGAAGCTGTTTTTGTTTGGGCAGGAAGTTAACCAGCGCACCATCGCCCTCGCCAAAATGAACATGTACATTCACGACATCCGCGACGCCCACCTCGAGTTTGGCGATACTTTCCTCTACCCCAAATTCAAAGAAGCCGACACAATCAAGCCCTTCGACGTAGTTTTAGCGAATCCGCCGTGGAACCAAGACGGCTACGACGAAGAAGTCCTCAAAAAAGCCGAGTTCTACAAAAAACGCTTCAGCTTCGGTTTCACCCCCCGCCAAAGCGCAGACTGGGCATGGATAGAACACATGCTCGCCTCCGCCAAAGACAACGGCAGCAGAGTCGGCATAGTCATAGACAACGGCTGCCTCTTCCGAGGCGGCAAAGAAAAAACCATCCGCACCGCCGTCCTCAGCGCCCAGCACGACCTCGTCGAATGCGTCATCCTCCTACCCGAGAAACTCTTCTACAATACAGGCGCACCCGGAGCAATCATAATCTTCAACCACCACAAACCCGCCGAACGCAAGGGCAAAGTGCTCTTCATAAACGCCTCCAAAGAAGCCGAACAGCACCCCGAAGTACGCAAGCTCAACCGCCTCTCAGACAGCAACATCCAAAAAATCGCCGACGCCTACAAACACTTCACTGAAGAGAAAGGCTTCTCCCGCATCGTCACGCTGCAAGAGATACTGCAAAACGACAGCAACCTAAACGTCACGCTGTATGTGATGCAGGATGAGGAAAACGAAGGAATCAACATAGCCCAAGAATACGCCGAACTAAAAGAACTAGAAAAGCAGAGACAGCAAGTTACAGAAAAGTTGGAAGGCTATATTTTAGAAATAAACCAAGCTTTAGGTGAAGTTGGAGGTGAGCAAGCATGAGTCAAGAAAAAGACGCTTGTATGAAGGCAATTCTAAAATTTCTCTATGATGTTCATGAGAGCGCTCGAAGCCTAAAAAACAATCGTGCATCTATAAGCGAATTGAAACAAGCATTAAAAAAGCTTGGTTACAAAGAGCAGGAAATAGTCAGTAAACTTGACTTTTTGATTGAAGCAGGCTGGATAAAGGTTGAAAAGGATGAGTATGAGTTTACAACTCCGAGAGGATTCACAAGGAAAGGCGTCAAGGAATATTACAAAATTTCCGACACGGGAATCAACTATTTCGCTGGTCCTTCCGAGTTTCAGAGAGTAGAAAAATCGATTTCGGGCATAAACATCAACAACGTTAACGGTGTAACTATAGTTGGAGATAGTAACTATGTTGTGAACAAACAATATTTGGACTTGTTCAGAAGTTTATCATTTCTTTCAGAAGTTGTGAGAACATCCTCTGAACTTACCGATGAAGAGAAACTAAACTACGTTAAAGATATGGAAACAATCAAAGACCAACTGTCCAAGCCATCCCCTGACAAGAGTATCATAAGGTTGGCATGGGAGAAACTAAAGCCGCTGGCAACTGTTGAAGGAATTGTTTCCTTTTTCAAGTATGCTTCAGAAGCAATAGGAGCATTACTAAAATGAGCAAAGTGCAACTTTATCGAGAAACAGTGTTTCAAGAATCACCTATAGGTAAAATCCCAAGCGACTGGCTAACTCGAACCACCGATGAACTATTTACGGTTGAAACAGGAACTACCCCTTCAACAAAAGAAGAGGCTTACTGGAAAGATGGCACAGTAAACTGGATAACACCAACTGACCTGAGCAAGCTGGATGGAAAACTGCGCATAAGGGGAAGCGAAAGAAAGGTCACAGAAAAAGCACTAAAAGAATCAAATTTGACACTAATGCCAAAAGGCTCCATAATCCTGTCAACCCGTGCACCAGTCGGCTATGTGGCTACTTTAGAGGAAGAAGCTGCTTTCAACCAAGGATGCAAGGGATTAATACCCAAAGACACAGGGCAGATATTCACAGACTTCTATAGCTACTACCTATCAAGCAAAAAGGAAGTACTCCAAAACTTGAGTTGCGGAAGTACTTTTTTAGAGCTAGCAAAAAACAGGCTGGAAAAGTTCAGCATGCCCCTTTTCCCAATCTCTGAGCAGAGGGCGATTGTTGGGGTTTTGGGTGTTGTTGACTGCGCCATCGAGCTTGCTGACCGCATAATTGCCCAGACGGAGCGGCTTAAGCGGGGGTTGATGCAGCAGCTTCTAACACGCGGCATAGGACACACAGAAACCAAACAAACACCAATAGGAAACATACCCAAAACATGGCAAGTTGTCACGCTTGGTGAAGTTTGCGAACAAAGAAATGAAATGTTTCAACCGACGGAAACAGACTCTTACACGTTTGTTGGGCTAGAGCACATCGGTTCAGGCGAAGCAAAAGTGAGGAATTATTCTAAAGACGCATCTCTAAGAAGCTCCAAATTCAAGTTCTACTCTGGAGACCTATTGTATGGCAAGCTGCGACCTTACCTTGACAAGGCCGCCTTGGTTGATTTCGACGGAATTTGCTCAACCGATTTACTGGTTTTGAAAAACAAAGAGGTCGTCTCAAAAGAGTTTCTTGCATATATTCTCCATTCAAAAGATTTCCTTGACCATGCAATAGCTACAACTTCTGGAACTAATCACCCACGAACGTCTTGGAAAGCTATTAGCAAATTCAAGTTTGCACTACCCCCCATACCCGAACAACAAAGGATTGCTGATACTCTTTTCACAGTTGATAAGAAACTTACAATAGAAAGTCAAGAAAAGGCAAAATTGGAACGAGTTAAGCGGGGTTTGATGGATTTGCTTCTTACTGGTAAAGTTAGGATTAAGGTGGATTGATTAGGGTATGCCGTTGTTTAGTGAGAAGTCTTTGATTGAGGATTATTTTGTTGAGCAGTTGGTGGAGCGGAGCGGGAAACGTTGGAAATTTGTAGCCGCCGACGAATTGGAGCGGGAAGCCACTGAGGAGCCGTTGCTGACTGCCGCGTTTATCCGCGCCCTCAAACGCCTAAATGCCGACATCTGCATTGGCGATGATGAAGTTAAGCAGGTCCTAAACGAACTCAAGCTCCGTGGCAGCGGCAGCGAGGATGCAAAGAAAATCCTCAACTACCTAAAAGACGGCGTCCCCGTCAAATTCGAAAAAGAACGCGTTGTCAAATACGTTAAACTCTTCGACTACGACAAAGTTGCAGCTAACGATTTTGTGGTCAGCCGCCAAATCACCCACCAAGCCGCAGACAAGCAAATCCGAAACGACATAATCCTCTACGTCAACGGCATCCCGCTGGTTAACATTGAATGCAAGAACCCCGCCAGCTTAACCGAAACATGGTACAACGCTTTCATGCAGATACTGGGCTATGAGCGGGATGTTCCCGAACTCTACAAATACATTCAACTGGGCGTGGCATCGGATAACAAAGCCAAATACTTCACGACGCAGCCGTGGCAGCAAAACGGCGAACCCCGATACTACGAATGGCGAGACGCAGGTAAAGACTCCATAGACTCCACAATCCAGATGCTCATGCCAGAAAC
The Candidatus Bathyarchaeota archaeon genome window above contains:
- a CDS encoding DUF2190 family protein, giving the protein MVDKTDNASIAAGETDDPTVQIESFEAAVGITKGSPVYLSADDKVSPSPGGDDAIGIATKTVLATEMCPVLRKGKVKVVANGAIARGKAVCSAAGGKVSQLVDQPVDEGGAATYTIFYNRKLGTALESAVNDGDLIFITVGK
- a CDS encoding LuxR C-terminal-related transcriptional regulator, which gives rise to MALTEREKKILRYWSEGLNDYRIAGKLRIEAPTVTRSRLNALKKIKQAEADLEFFRSLNLKISV
- a CDS encoding tyrosine-type recombinase/integrase encodes the protein MLRCPECTSQRLYKDGVRQTDSGDVQRYLCRDCGYRFSEKGGSKSFNMTSGKGSICQIGAEPFAHGQVKNLAAIEPLREGLAGATVALNAEMKGKVVQFFCYMEKQGYAETTAQTYFKILQMLAKNGANLNDPESVKEAIAKQNCGKGRKWNLVKAYTLFLKMQGQTWEKPKYYPIEKIPPIPTEKDIDDLIAGSSRQMALFLQVLKETGARRGEAFNLKWTDIDLTTGTIRITPEKGSNPRAFAISPKLLKMLAVQPHEHEGRIWKYTSMRNLDRTFRKQRKRTAFRLQNPKLLQIHFHILRHWKATTEYAKTKDLLYVQKMLGHRNIKTTLRYTQLLALPQNEEYICKVAKTVEEATQLIEAGFQYVTDINDSKLFRKLKTSYLGT
- a CDS encoding TFIIB-type zinc ribbon-containing protein — its product is MQMQSNEIRLCPKCGSIDYLEDYPTPGISTCAKCGLIGQSKYRFQPWKKRKFTTRIALIVAKRTKMAIPFLKTTQ
- a CDS encoding type I restriction-modification system subunit M — protein: MKSDMAEWINRRYSLLWDAFSDKPFRFEDAAKLLMEKNKDAWEQVPVFLSQLRKAGFLSAESDARDARQKLYRLHSREAKIAEKLGRGDIDALLKRAADLIRTRVDYKFILILLFMKRISDKWETEYEEAYKEALADGLTPEDAKAEAKRDEYHLFNLPEEYLWENLRRNVSGLTEQFSKALKAIAERNPELKDVVDSVDFVQFASSRENAETLRQLVELFSEKKLNHVSADVLGDAYEWILRYFAPTKAKEGEIYTPREVIKLLVEILDPKPMESVYDPACGNGGMLIEAFKHVEAKYGFEETQKLFLFGQEVNQRTIALAKMNMYIHDIRDAHLEFGDTFLYPKFKEADTIKPFDVVLANPPWNQDGYDEEVLKKAEFYKKRFSFGFTPRQSADWAWIEHMLASAKDNGSRVGIVIDNGCLFRGGKEKTIRTAVLSAQHDLVECVILLPEKLFYNTGAPGAIIIFNHHKPAERKGKVLFINASKEAEQHPEVRKLNRLSDSNIQKIADAYKHFTEEKGFSRIVTLQEILQNDSNLNVTLYVMQDEENEGINIAQEYAELKELEKQRQQVTEKLEGYILEINQALGEVGGEQA
- a CDS encoding restriction endonuclease subunit S — its product is MSKVQLYRETVFQESPIGKIPSDWLTRTTDELFTVETGTTPSTKEEAYWKDGTVNWITPTDLSKLDGKLRIRGSERKVTEKALKESNLTLMPKGSIILSTRAPVGYVATLEEEAAFNQGCKGLIPKDTGQIFTDFYSYYLSSKKEVLQNLSCGSTFLELAKNRLEKFSMPLFPISEQRAIVGVLGVVDCAIELADRIIAQTERLKRGLMQQLLTRGIGHTETKQTPIGNIPKTWQVVTLGEVCEQRNEMFQPTETDSYTFVGLEHIGSGEAKVRNYSKDASLRSSKFKFYSGDLLYGKLRPYLDKAALVDFDGICSTDLLVLKNKEVVSKEFLAYILHSKDFLDHAIATTSGTNHPRTSWKAISKFKFALPPIPEQQRIADTLFTVDKKLTIESQEKAKLERVKRGLMDLLLTGKVRIKVD